The proteins below are encoded in one region of Triticum aestivum cultivar Chinese Spring chromosome 1B, IWGSC CS RefSeq v2.1, whole genome shotgun sequence:
- the LOC123136524 gene encoding uncharacterized protein At4g08330, chloroplastic isoform X2, whose protein sequence is MARALDGCYSAKDVAYSCGYCGYALNLSSSTRNTANIGSKYGKQIRKGVVSFFAVDENRFTQTDEVSCTPYFRSRSSWGFFRRRTRLLCRKCNGHIGNAYDDEDSALYHSSDDTLASSEESELLYCVP, encoded by the exons ATGGCGAGGGCCCTCGACGGCTGCTACTCCGCCAAAGACGTCGCCTACAG CTGTGGATACTGTGGCTACGCATTGAACTTGAGCTCCTCCACACGGAACACGGCCAACATTGGATCCAAGTACGGAAAGCAGATCAGGAAAGGCGTCGTCTCATTCTTCGCAGTCGACGAGAACCGGTTCACGCAAACCGACGAAGTGAGCTGCACGCCGTACTTCCGCTCAAGGTCTTCCTGGGGTTTCTTCAGAAGGAGAACACGATTGCTCTGCCGCAAGTGCAATGGCCATATCGGTAACGCTTATGACGACGAGGACTCTGCCTTGTATCATAGCTCAGATGACACACTCGCGAGCTCAGAG GAATCTGAACTGCTGTATTGTGTGCCTTGA
- the LOC123136524 gene encoding uncharacterized protein At4g08330, chloroplastic isoform X1 has product MARALDGCYSAKDVAYSCGYCGYALNLSSSTRNTANIGSKYGKQIRKGVVSFFAVDENRFTQTDEVSCTPYFRSRSSWGFFRRRTRLLCRKCNGHIGNAYDDEDSALYHSSDDTLASSEVSSISSRKKYVIKINALQPSSDDSGVPFAQ; this is encoded by the exons ATGGCGAGGGCCCTCGACGGCTGCTACTCCGCCAAAGACGTCGCCTACAG CTGTGGATACTGTGGCTACGCATTGAACTTGAGCTCCTCCACACGGAACACGGCCAACATTGGATCCAAGTACGGAAAGCAGATCAGGAAAGGCGTCGTCTCATTCTTCGCAGTCGACGAGAACCGGTTCACGCAAACCGACGAAGTGAGCTGCACGCCGTACTTCCGCTCAAGGTCTTCCTGGGGTTTCTTCAGAAGGAGAACACGATTGCTCTGCCGCAAGTGCAATGGCCATATCGGTAACGCTTATGACGACGAGGACTCTGCCTTGTATCATAGCTCAGATGACACACTCGCGAGCTCAGAGGTCAGCAGCATATCTAGTCGAAAGAAATATGTTATCAAGATCAATGCGCTACAGCCCTCATCCGACGACTCCGGTGTTCCCTTTGCTCAATGA
- the LOC123136541 gene encoding histone H4: MSGRGKGGKGLGKGGAKRHRKVLRDNIQGITKPAIRRLARRGGVKRISGLIYEETRGVLKIFLENVIRDAVTYTEHARRKTVTAMDVVYALKRQGRTLYGFGG, encoded by the coding sequence ATGTCCGGGCGCGGCAAGGGAGGCAAGGGGCTCGGCAAGGGCGGCGCCAAGCGCCACAGGAAGGTGCTGCGCGACAACATCCAGGGCATCACCAAGCCGGCCATCCGGAGGCTCGCTCGGAGGGGCGGCGTGAAGCGCATCTCGggcctcatctatgaggagacccgcggcgtgctcaagatcttcctcgagaacgTCATCCGCGACGCCGTCACCTACACCGAGCACGCTCGCCGCAAGACCGTCACCGCCATGGACGTCGTCTACGCGCTCAAGCGCCAGGGCCGCACCCTCTACGGCTTCGGCGGCTAG